The Cohnella abietis genome has a segment encoding these proteins:
- a CDS encoding ABC transporter permease, translating to MLKFVLRRFVYMLITLWVIITATFFLMKLLPGNPFGEVAAKLPPENLKLLKEQYGLDKPEWQQYLQYLGNVFRGDLGVSYQFPTRSVVSVIKQSFPASLELGLESLVIAIIIGLLLGIVAALKHNKWQDYSSMFIALIGISVPSFVIGPLLSLYVGNKWGILPSGLWEGPEHRILPAIALALGTIAILARMMRASMLEVSSLDYIKTAKSKGLATRTVVIGHMLRNAILPVVTILGPIAVNVITGTLVIERVFVIPGLGSQFVSSITTLDYTMITGLTIFYAAVLIVVMFLTDIAYGLIDPRIRMSGGR from the coding sequence GTGCTGAAATTCGTGCTGCGTCGATTCGTATATATGCTAATCACATTATGGGTTATCATTACAGCTACTTTTTTTCTCATGAAGCTGCTACCTGGTAATCCTTTTGGTGAAGTAGCTGCGAAGCTGCCTCCAGAAAATTTGAAATTATTAAAGGAGCAATACGGCTTAGATAAGCCGGAATGGCAGCAGTACTTGCAGTATTTAGGCAATGTTTTTCGAGGAGACTTAGGCGTATCTTATCAATTCCCGACACGGTCGGTTGTCAGCGTCATCAAGCAATCCTTTCCAGCCTCCTTGGAGCTTGGACTGGAATCTTTGGTTATCGCGATTATTATCGGATTACTGCTCGGTATCGTCGCAGCACTGAAGCATAACAAATGGCAGGATTATTCCTCAATGTTCATCGCTCTAATTGGAATCTCCGTGCCCTCTTTCGTAATTGGTCCACTTCTATCCTTATATGTAGGGAACAAATGGGGCATCCTTCCTTCAGGCTTATGGGAAGGACCAGAGCATCGCATTTTACCGGCTATTGCCCTTGCATTAGGAACAATTGCAATATTAGCCAGAATGATGCGTGCTTCGATGTTAGAAGTATCTAGCTTGGACTATATTAAGACGGCTAAATCTAAGGGTCTCGCAACCCGCACAGTCGTAATTGGACATATGCTTCGTAATGCTATATTACCTGTCGTGACCATTCTGGGACCTATTGCAGTTAACGTCATCACGGGGACACTTGTTATTGAGAGAGTTTTCGTCATTCCGGGCTTAGGGTCTCAATTTGTAAGCTCTATTACAACTTTGGACTATACGATGATTACAGGATTAACGATCTTCTATGCAGCGGTTCTTATTGTTGTGATGTTCCTGACCGATATTGCGTACGGCTTAATTGATCCACGGATTCGTATGTCGGGAGGGAGATAA
- a CDS encoding peptide ABC transporter substrate-binding protein, giving the protein MKFKKIFSAAMAITLAGTLLAACGNNNNSEPSGSGTSSNGSGKGSKQELVMNYRADPPALDVSLAESSASFTILGAISEGLYRLNKDMNPEPALAAELPKISDDGLTYTIKLREGLVWADGSPLTAKDFVYSYIRTLDPATKASYAFIMEWVKGGSDILNSKTPEELKKAKENFGAKALNDTTLEIKLEQPMSFFTGQLAFLNYYPQNEKFVSALGDKGGADADKVLGAGPFILKKWDHEQQLVLEKNPKYWDADNVKLNKITLNIVKDTATGLNLYESNKTDVADIKGDQMKAYEGKTELHRKNELITGYLNFQQTKVPAFANAKVRQALSMAIDRQGLVDTVLRNGSVAATGLIPNGNSDGNGEEFRKVVGDTEVAFDAAKAKTLLAEGLKEAGVAALPKLTVMGDDTETSKKSLEFLVSQWKTNLGIDVAAEPLPHASRIERELAKNYTIVNSLWGADYNDPMTWLDMYVSGSPFNTQDWKNAKYDELVTGAQKEPDAKVRANKLHEAEKILMEEAAIFPLFFRSSPYLIKDKVQGLILPPYGTDFELKWTSIK; this is encoded by the coding sequence ATGAAATTCAAGAAAATTTTCTCAGCAGCCATGGCAATTACGTTAGCGGGAACACTGCTAGCCGCTTGTGGCAACAACAACAACTCCGAACCATCGGGATCAGGTACTTCTTCAAATGGATCCGGCAAGGGCAGCAAACAGGAGTTAGTGATGAATTACCGTGCTGATCCACCTGCACTGGACGTATCCTTAGCAGAAAGCTCAGCTTCCTTTACCATTCTAGGAGCTATTAGTGAAGGCTTGTACCGTTTGAATAAAGATATGAACCCTGAGCCAGCGCTTGCCGCAGAGCTTCCTAAGATCTCGGATGATGGATTAACCTATACGATTAAATTACGTGAAGGTCTTGTATGGGCTGACGGTTCGCCGCTTACTGCCAAAGACTTCGTTTATTCTTATATAAGAACATTGGATCCGGCTACTAAAGCTTCATATGCTTTCATTATGGAATGGGTTAAAGGGGGGAGTGATATTCTAAACTCCAAAACTCCTGAAGAGCTTAAGAAGGCCAAAGAAAACTTTGGTGCTAAAGCTCTGAATGATACGACATTAGAAATTAAGCTGGAGCAACCGATGTCTTTCTTTACCGGGCAGCTAGCTTTCTTAAACTACTATCCTCAGAATGAGAAGTTCGTTTCTGCGCTTGGCGATAAAGGCGGTGCAGATGCAGATAAAGTGCTTGGCGCTGGTCCATTTATTTTGAAAAAATGGGATCACGAGCAGCAGCTAGTTCTTGAGAAAAACCCGAAATATTGGGACGCGGATAACGTCAAGCTGAACAAGATCACTTTGAACATTGTTAAAGACACGGCTACTGGCCTGAATCTTTATGAATCCAATAAAACAGATGTTGCTGATATTAAAGGCGATCAGATGAAAGCCTACGAAGGAAAAACAGAGCTTCACAGAAAAAATGAGCTTATAACAGGTTATTTGAATTTCCAACAAACGAAAGTGCCTGCCTTCGCAAATGCTAAAGTTCGTCAAGCATTGAGCATGGCGATTGACCGCCAAGGGCTTGTAGATACAGTGCTTAGAAATGGTTCAGTAGCGGCAACTGGTTTGATACCAAACGGTAATAGCGATGGCAATGGAGAAGAGTTCCGTAAGGTTGTCGGGGACACAGAGGTTGCGTTCGATGCTGCAAAAGCAAAAACATTGCTGGCAGAAGGATTGAAGGAAGCTGGAGTAGCAGCTCTTCCTAAGCTGACGGTAATGGGTGATGATACTGAAACAAGCAAAAAATCACTTGAATTTCTCGTTTCCCAGTGGAAAACAAATCTCGGCATCGATGTAGCGGCTGAACCATTACCGCATGCTTCTCGGATTGAGAGAGAGCTTGCTAAAAACTACACCATTGTAAATTCACTATGGGGTGCAGATTATAACGATCCGATGACTTGGCTTGATATGTACGTGTCGGGTAGCCCATTTAACACCCAAGATTGGAAGAACGCGAAGTATGATGAGCTAGTTACAGGGGCTCAGAAAGAGCCGGACGCCAAAGTCCGTGCAAATAAATTGCATGAAGCAGAAAAAATTCTGATGGAGGAAGCAGCTATATTCCCACTGTTCTTCCGTTCATCACCCTACTTGATTAAAGACAAAGTACAGGGCTTGATCTTGCCTCCATACGGTACTGATTTCGAATTAAAATGGACTTCAATTAAGTAA
- a CDS encoding O-methyltransferase has product MGLTPDYYFDELYSNDIDLERVKENIRLAGMPEISVAPGYGRLLTFLVATSKAQNVLEIGALGGYSGICLARGLSAEGKLLSLELREDYAEFAKENVIAAGMESHVDYLVGDASASLERLASEGKRFDFFFIDADKENYPHYLDACIRLSNKGAIIAADNTLLRGRTIDDNKQGPSVLAMREFNQRIAQDSRLMGVHLPAYDGLALARVKD; this is encoded by the coding sequence ATGGGATTAACACCCGATTATTATTTTGATGAACTATATAGTAATGATATTGACCTAGAAAGGGTTAAGGAAAATATTCGATTAGCCGGCATGCCGGAAATTTCAGTTGCACCAGGATATGGGCGACTGCTTACCTTTCTAGTTGCGACTTCCAAAGCGCAAAATGTACTAGAAATCGGTGCATTAGGTGGATATAGCGGAATATGCTTGGCACGGGGGTTGTCAGCTGAGGGCAAGCTGCTTTCCCTTGAGCTACGCGAAGATTATGCAGAATTTGCTAAAGAGAATGTAATTGCGGCTGGTATGGAGAGTCATGTTGATTATCTAGTTGGTGATGCTTCAGCAAGCTTGGAGAGGCTAGCTTCAGAGGGTAAGCGTTTTGATTTCTTTTTCATTGATGCAGATAAAGAGAATTACCCTCATTACTTAGATGCATGTATTCGACTTTCGAATAAGGGAGCCATTATCGCAGCCGATAATACGCTTCTTAGAGGCAGGACGATTGATGACAACAAACAAGGTCCATCGGTGCTTGCTATGCGGGAATTCAATCAACGGATTGCGCAGGATTCAAGGCTAATGGGTGTTCATTTACCAGCGTATGATGGTCTGGCTTTGGCAAGAGTGAAGGACTAA
- a CDS encoding LTA synthase family protein: MLAQIQGGARKGLHWIVRALTLWPIWGIILLAVSILYKLNELDNQFNVGGMNYWKWAVNLGAVLLVSFWTIFLGRRARALSLAILNLALSILLFSDLIYFRYFKDFISVPVLLQAGQVGELKDSIWSLTQASDWILFADIPIAFALAGFIFWRTAVARRSKVGPIVKIRSQYIWRRFVPAALIFAIGWSLLYYPIVEQKNGWARGLFVGNWWNVPIYNVTGLLGFHGYDTYRYAKEHWFGEGLSAEEIQESKAWFTERLKLQKQMETEPLFGEYKGKNVLVVQAEAFQEFVIGQSIDGEEITPNLNKLIGQSVYFPNFYHQTAQGRTSDADFLTSCSMHPLPTGSAFIRFAGNEFDCVPSTLNGEGYDTTVHHSYDGSFWNRNNMYHNMKYNQFYSIKDYTIDERVGWSLGDQSFFRQTIEQLKERQKSPFYALSITLSSHHPFKLPYSNQELDVGDLKGTIMGDYLQATRYVDSAVGVLIEELKDAGLWENTVLMFYGDHDNSIYDWKLYEQFFDHPVADIDKDRIIRKVPFFIHLPNDEHAGIVNKAVGQIDTTPTIMHLLGIPLDKKYLMGISMLSEAPKSVVFRNGGFTDGKVYFVPNSDGIAADGTCYSVDSGIPTDTEACIAGAESAKQDLKVSDQVIENNLIARFHKEDKE; encoded by the coding sequence ATGTTAGCTCAGATACAAGGTGGAGCCCGTAAAGGACTACACTGGATTGTAAGAGCGCTTACGCTTTGGCCTATTTGGGGTATTATCCTACTTGCTGTATCGATATTGTACAAATTAAATGAGCTCGATAATCAATTCAATGTTGGTGGTATGAATTATTGGAAATGGGCTGTTAATCTTGGTGCCGTTCTTCTTGTCTCCTTCTGGACAATATTTCTAGGCCGCCGGGCAAGAGCACTGTCTCTCGCAATATTGAATTTAGCACTCTCTATCCTTCTCTTCTCGGATCTTATTTACTTTAGATACTTCAAGGACTTCATCTCCGTTCCTGTGCTGCTGCAGGCCGGACAGGTAGGAGAGCTGAAGGATAGCATCTGGAGTCTCACGCAAGCAAGTGACTGGATTCTATTTGCCGATATTCCCATTGCCTTTGCGTTGGCAGGCTTTATTTTCTGGCGTACCGCGGTTGCTCGACGCTCCAAGGTAGGCCCTATAGTCAAAATCCGTAGCCAGTACATTTGGCGCAGATTCGTTCCAGCAGCACTAATATTCGCTATTGGATGGTCATTGCTTTATTACCCTATTGTAGAGCAGAAGAATGGATGGGCGCGAGGCTTGTTCGTTGGAAATTGGTGGAATGTGCCCATTTACAATGTTACAGGTCTTCTTGGTTTTCATGGCTATGATACTTATCGTTATGCCAAGGAGCATTGGTTCGGTGAGGGTCTTTCTGCGGAGGAAATTCAGGAATCGAAAGCATGGTTCACAGAGCGACTTAAGCTGCAGAAGCAAATGGAAACGGAGCCCCTCTTCGGCGAATATAAAGGCAAAAATGTGCTTGTTGTTCAAGCTGAAGCCTTTCAAGAATTCGTAATTGGTCAGTCCATCGATGGCGAGGAAATTACACCCAATTTAAACAAGCTCATCGGGCAAAGCGTTTATTTCCCTAATTTCTATCATCAAACCGCTCAAGGTCGAACATCTGATGCCGATTTTCTCACTAGCTGCTCCATGCACCCCTTGCCAACCGGTTCAGCCTTTATTCGCTTCGCGGGCAATGAATTTGATTGCGTTCCCTCCACCCTAAATGGTGAAGGCTATGATACAACCGTACATCATTCTTATGATGGAAGCTTCTGGAACCGGAATAATATGTATCATAATATGAAATATAATCAATTTTACAGCATCAAAGACTATACTATAGATGAACGAGTAGGCTGGTCTTTAGGGGATCAATCCTTCTTCCGTCAGACGATTGAACAATTGAAGGAACGTCAAAAATCACCTTTCTACGCCTTATCCATAACACTGTCTAGCCATCACCCCTTCAAACTACCTTACTCCAATCAGGAGCTTGATGTAGGAGATCTGAAAGGTACAATAATGGGAGATTATCTTCAGGCGACTCGTTATGTGGATTCTGCAGTCGGCGTATTGATAGAGGAGCTTAAGGATGCAGGCTTATGGGAAAATACGGTTCTGATGTTCTACGGGGACCACGATAATTCTATATATGACTGGAAGCTTTATGAGCAATTCTTTGATCATCCCGTAGCAGACATAGACAAGGACCGAATTATTAGGAAGGTCCCGTTCTTTATTCATCTCCCGAACGACGAGCATGCTGGTATAGTTAATAAAGCTGTTGGACAGATTGACACTACACCAACTATTATGCATTTGCTTGGAATTCCATTAGATAAAAAGTATTTGATGGGCATAAGCATGCTATCTGAAGCGCCTAAATCCGTTGTATTCCGTAATGGGGGCTTTACCGATGGCAAGGTTTACTTCGTTCCTAACAGCGATGGCATAGCCGCTGATGGAACCTGTTATTCCGTTGACAGCGGTATTCCTACTGACACTGAAGCTTGCATAGCAGGCGCAGAGTCGGCTAAGCAAGACCTGAAAGTGTCTGATCAGGTCATTGAGAATAATCTCATCGCCAGATTTCATAAAGAAGACAAGGAATAA
- a CDS encoding DUF1450 domain-containing protein codes for MEIIDNEQLAPLNDIRICDKCKHMKVKTMLPKLQKLSPETEIKVACKSYCGPCSRYAFIFINGRYITASSEDEAIEKAKKYVKT; via the coding sequence ATGGAGATCATTGATAACGAGCAATTAGCTCCACTAAACGATATTCGAATATGCGACAAATGCAAGCATATGAAAGTAAAGACAATGCTTCCTAAGCTACAAAAGCTTTCACCTGAAACTGAAATTAAAGTGGCTTGCAAATCCTATTGCGGCCCTTGCTCTCGTTATGCTTTTATATTTATTAATGGTCGTTACATTACTGCCTCATCTGAAGACGAGGCAATTGAAAAAGCTAAAAAATATGTGAAAACATAA
- a CDS encoding iron-sulfur cluster assembly accessory protein: MNCKITRNAANVLRKELDKPENENKKLKVFVTHSHGDHAHYGMDLGKPTDKDEVVSTDKDIDVILTKGEQLLDGVKIDYLYFPKEGFVITNPSKGNHGDH; the protein is encoded by the coding sequence ATGAATTGTAAAATAACTCGGAATGCAGCCAACGTGCTGCGCAAAGAATTGGACAAGCCGGAAAATGAAAACAAGAAATTGAAGGTATTCGTGACACACAGCCACGGAGACCACGCCCATTACGGTATGGATTTAGGCAAGCCTACCGATAAGGATGAAGTTGTCTCTACGGATAAGGACATTGATGTTATCCTAACTAAGGGAGAACAGCTGCTAGACGGTGTCAAAATCGACTATCTTTATTTTCCTAAAGAAGGGTTTGTCATTACGAATCCAAGCAAGGGCAACCATGGAGATCATTGA
- a CDS encoding sporulation protein YjcZ codes for MSYGAGAVGGYGGGMGAAAFALVLFILLVIILRAGY; via the coding sequence TTGAGTTATGGTGCAGGAGCTGTTGGTGGATACGGCGGCGGAATGGGCGCTGCTGCTTTCGCGCTAGTGTTGTTTATCCTACTGGTCATTATTCTTAGAGCCGGCTACTAA
- a CDS encoding M14 family metallopeptidase: MRKTEFGSKQLGKELERLTGRYSFISAGTIGESLLGKPIPYLKIGEGSFRWHFNGACHANEWITSLLLMRFVEDYANAITRKSTFWGKSAKDLFSRCSLWIVPMVNPDGVELVQRGVTTKHPMYNELLQWNRGSNRFHRWKANARGVDLNDQFPAYWELERQRRGIKGPAPRDFSGPSPLSEPEAAALARFTEQNDFQAVIALHTQGEEIYWNYRNDEPTESKAWAERLAAAAGYRAVYLEGSDAGYKDWFISKFHRPGFTVEAGWGHNPLSMDQFEDIYDDLARLLAEALDCTPQSCFGSEEEG; encoded by the coding sequence ATGCGGAAGACGGAGTTCGGTTCTAAGCAGCTTGGCAAGGAATTAGAGAGGTTAACGGGGAGATATTCCTTTATTAGTGCAGGCACGATAGGGGAAAGCCTGCTGGGAAAGCCTATCCCTTATTTGAAGATAGGGGAAGGGTCATTTCGGTGGCATTTTAACGGTGCTTGTCATGCCAATGAGTGGATAACGTCGTTACTTCTGATGAGATTTGTGGAGGATTATGCGAATGCTATTACTCGGAAATCAACCTTCTGGGGGAAATCAGCTAAAGATTTGTTCTCACGATGCAGCTTATGGATTGTGCCTATGGTTAACCCTGATGGTGTAGAGCTTGTCCAACGAGGAGTGACGACGAAGCATCCCATGTACAATGAATTGCTTCAATGGAATCGGGGCTCTAACCGGTTCCATCGCTGGAAAGCAAATGCAAGGGGCGTCGATCTTAATGACCAGTTTCCAGCATACTGGGAGCTAGAGCGTCAAAGACGGGGGATTAAAGGACCAGCGCCTAGGGACTTCAGCGGCCCTTCTCCCTTATCTGAGCCGGAAGCAGCGGCCCTAGCTCGATTTACTGAGCAGAACGATTTCCAAGCGGTTATCGCGCTTCATACGCAGGGTGAGGAGATTTATTGGAACTATAGGAACGATGAGCCAACTGAATCAAAAGCTTGGGCGGAGAGGCTAGCTGCAGCGGCGGGTTATCGTGCCGTCTATTTAGAAGGAAGTGATGCAGGGTACAAAGACTGGTTCATCTCGAAGTTTCATAGACCGGGCTTCACGGTAGAGGCGGGCTGGGGACATAATCCTCTTTCTATGGATCAATTCGAAGACATATACGACGATTTAGCAAGACTTCTTGCAGAAGCGCTAGACTGCACGCCACAGTCCTGTTTTGGATCGGAGGAAGAGGGGTAA
- the racE gene encoding glutamate racemase: protein MQQAIAVLDSGVGGLTVVKEVLRQLPHEKILYFGDTARTPYGPREAEEVITFTREIVDYLVQFNPKMIVIACNTATAVALEDIRTRVNVPTIGVINPGARAAIGRTKTGVVGVIGTEGTIKSRAYEWALKRQSPSVTVISQACSSFVPLVEDGNFHSEETYQTVAESLSSLQNTTMDCLILGCTHYPFLADSISKVMGSEVTLINSAEETAREISTILQENNELAGIDVEPVHQFFCSGDPRKFQEIAQAWLEEQIQLFPVVWQVSSIGV, encoded by the coding sequence GTGCAGCAAGCGATCGCAGTCCTGGACTCCGGTGTGGGGGGACTGACTGTCGTCAAGGAAGTGTTGCGTCAGCTCCCCCATGAGAAAATATTATATTTCGGCGATACCGCACGCACGCCCTATGGTCCTAGAGAAGCCGAAGAAGTCATTACATTTACAAGAGAAATCGTGGATTATCTTGTACAGTTCAATCCCAAAATGATTGTTATCGCCTGCAACACGGCCACCGCGGTTGCATTAGAGGACATTAGGACACGTGTTAATGTGCCAACTATCGGAGTGATTAACCCTGGAGCTCGCGCTGCTATTGGCCGGACGAAGACTGGGGTTGTTGGCGTCATCGGTACAGAAGGCACGATTAAGAGTAGGGCCTATGAATGGGCTCTTAAGCGGCAATCTCCCAGTGTGACGGTAATAAGTCAGGCATGCTCTTCCTTTGTACCTCTTGTGGAGGACGGAAATTTTCACTCGGAGGAAACGTATCAAACCGTAGCAGAATCTCTAAGTAGTTTGCAGAATACTACGATGGACTGTCTTATTCTCGGCTGCACTCACTATCCCTTCTTGGCTGATTCTATTTCGAAGGTAATGGGCTCTGAAGTTACATTAATTAATTCTGCCGAAGAAACTGCTCGAGAAATTAGCACGATTCTACAAGAGAACAACGAATTAGCGGGCATAGACGTTGAACCGGTGCACCAGTTTTTCTGCAGTGGTGATCCTCGTAAGTTTCAGGAAATTGCTCAAGCATGGTTAGAAGAGCAAATTCAACTATTTCCAGTTGTTTGGCAGGTTTCAAGTATCGGTGTATAA
- a CDS encoding YtxH domain-containing protein: protein MANKKVVKSFLWGTLTGAITGAVTALLFAPKSGRELRSDIAETAQKVGEKTSDLGRQAGSAVQSLAKRTTSFVSDAKQATGRIVTDIRSRKNNETVEVSESAAIEVNDNEDSSVV, encoded by the coding sequence ATGGCTAACAAGAAAGTCGTTAAATCGTTTCTATGGGGAACTCTTACTGGTGCGATCACTGGCGCCGTCACTGCTCTATTATTTGCCCCGAAATCAGGTCGTGAGCTTCGTAGTGATATTGCAGAAACTGCACAAAAGGTTGGAGAAAAGACTTCAGACTTAGGTCGTCAAGCGGGCTCTGCTGTTCAATCTCTGGCAAAGCGGACAACAAGCTTTGTATCAGATGCGAAGCAGGCTACTGGCCGTATCGTTACAGATATCCGTTCACGGAAAAATAACGAAACAGTAGAAGTAAGTGAATCTGCTGCTATAGAGGTAAATGATAATGAAGACTCGTCAGTAGTTTGA
- a CDS encoding DUF86 domain-containing protein: MYDVNVGSIRSRLACLPEIAQFLSAATVSWTGSLTEGLAQERALHLAAEIATDVGHTLIDGFIMRDASSYEDIIDIIEGEGVITDLVATPLRRLVLLRKTLVQEYEHWPRQELHPLTAELPRVLMGFSDQVEAYLHKEL; this comes from the coding sequence ATGTATGATGTGAACGTAGGAAGCATCCGCAGCCGTCTGGCGTGCCTCCCGGAAATTGCTCAATTTCTATCAGCAGCAACGGTTTCTTGGACAGGAAGCTTAACCGAAGGCTTGGCACAGGAAAGAGCATTACATTTAGCTGCAGAAATAGCGACGGATGTCGGACATACTTTAATTGATGGTTTTATTATGCGAGATGCCAGCAGTTATGAGGACATTATCGATATCATTGAAGGAGAAGGGGTCATTACTGATCTGGTAGCGACTCCATTACGTCGGCTGGTGCTACTTCGTAAAACTTTAGTACAGGAATACGAACACTGGCCTAGACAAGAGCTACATCCTCTTACAGCGGAGCTCCCAAGGGTTCTAATGGGGTTTTCTGATCAGGTGGAGGCTTATTTACACAAAGAATTATAG
- a CDS encoding Dabb family protein, whose product MITHIVMFKLKDNSPEAVNRTVQVLRNMEGKIDELRHIEVGTDILHSERSYDIALVTKFDSMDALQVYQVHPEHKKVIEHMTSVREASVSVDYES is encoded by the coding sequence ATGATTACTCATATCGTCATGTTCAAATTGAAGGATAACAGTCCAGAAGCCGTTAATCGTACCGTTCAAGTACTGCGCAACATGGAGGGTAAAATTGACGAGCTTCGTCATATCGAGGTTGGAACAGATATTCTTCATTCCGAACGCTCGTATGATATCGCATTAGTAACCAAATTTGATTCAATGGATGCTTTACAGGTTTACCAAGTGCATCCGGAGCATAAGAAAGTTATCGAACACATGACGTCCGTGCGCGAGGCATCCGTCAGTGTCGATTACGAGAGCTAA
- a CDS encoding cupredoxin domain-containing protein, which translates to MKWILSTLITIACAMGVYLMATGLPEKPKDEAAGLKEGQELLKITASNFEFDKKEYRVKAGTNYKVKFANKLGNHGLEIVGLGVELSKDAPELEVTFDKPGTYDLHCSIMCGQGHADMVSKFIVE; encoded by the coding sequence ATGAAATGGATTTTGTCTACTTTGATCACGATCGCGTGCGCAATGGGTGTATATCTAATGGCAACAGGATTGCCTGAGAAACCTAAAGACGAGGCAGCGGGTCTGAAAGAAGGCCAAGAGTTACTTAAAATCACAGCATCAAATTTTGAATTCGACAAAAAAGAGTATCGCGTAAAAGCTGGAACGAATTACAAGGTGAAGTTCGCTAACAAGCTCGGCAATCACGGTCTAGAAATCGTAGGACTTGGTGTAGAGCTAAGCAAGGATGCTCCAGAGCTTGAAGTTACTTTTGACAAGCCAGGTACTTATGATTTGCATTGCTCCATTATGTGTGGTCAAGGGCATGCAGACATGGTATCTAAGTTTATTGTTGAATAA
- a CDS encoding NAD-dependent malic enzyme — protein sequence MRLESGTSVILRVEMDKQLVTFGELVSAIGQQGGDIVAIDVIQPGRKKEIRDLTVSVAEPSDVETLSLVVSAMKGIHLLNVSDRTFLMHLGGKIQVESKIPIKNRDDLSRVYTPGVANVCLAIRDDVNKAFTLTIRRNTVAVVSDGTAVLGLGDIGPHAAMPVMEGKAMLFKEFAGVDAFPICLNTKDTEEIIAIVKALAPTFGGINLEDISSPRCFEIERRLKEELDIPVFHDDQHGTAVVLLAGLINALKIVGKSMSGIKVVVNGIGAAGIACTRMLLAAGVTEIIGVDKDGAINRDSFYENKAWNEYAAMTNPSNEKGSLAEVIKGADVFIGLSRPKLLFNEDVKRMNPDPIVFAMANPDPEISPEEAGSSVRVYATGRSDYSNQLNNVLVFPGIFRGALDARASTISESMKLAAAKAIASIVTDDELNEEYIIPSVFNDKVVPAVRKAVIQEAINSGIARKIPSDFRNLD from the coding sequence ATGAGGTTGGAAAGTGGTACAAGTGTTATACTCCGCGTAGAAATGGACAAGCAGCTTGTTACGTTCGGCGAGCTCGTGTCTGCCATTGGTCAACAGGGTGGAGATATTGTAGCTATTGACGTTATCCAACCTGGTAGAAAAAAGGAAATACGTGATCTAACCGTTAGTGTTGCTGAGCCCTCAGATGTTGAAACCTTATCTTTAGTAGTTAGCGCAATGAAAGGCATACATCTACTGAATGTTTCTGACAGAACTTTTTTAATGCATCTTGGTGGTAAAATACAGGTTGAATCCAAGATACCAATTAAAAATCGCGACGACCTCTCACGTGTATACACACCAGGCGTAGCTAATGTTTGTTTAGCAATCCGCGATGATGTAAATAAGGCCTTCACGCTTACAATCCGCCGTAATACGGTAGCTGTTGTATCAGACGGGACAGCGGTTCTCGGACTTGGGGATATTGGCCCCCATGCCGCGATGCCGGTTATGGAAGGAAAAGCGATGCTATTCAAGGAATTTGCAGGCGTTGATGCTTTCCCGATATGCTTAAATACGAAGGACACGGAAGAAATCATCGCCATTGTTAAAGCGCTCGCACCGACGTTTGGTGGCATTAATCTTGAGGATATTTCCTCGCCGCGCTGCTTTGAAATCGAACGTCGTCTTAAGGAAGAATTGGACATTCCCGTTTTTCACGATGATCAGCACGGTACTGCTGTTGTACTGCTGGCTGGGTTAATAAATGCATTAAAAATCGTTGGCAAATCGATGAGCGGTATTAAAGTTGTTGTAAACGGCATAGGAGCAGCGGGTATCGCTTGTACACGTATGCTATTGGCTGCAGGTGTTACCGAAATTATTGGGGTAGACAAGGACGGTGCCATAAATAGAGACAGCTTTTATGAGAACAAGGCATGGAATGAATATGCTGCAATGACTAATCCATCTAATGAAAAGGGAAGCTTAGCCGAAGTAATTAAGGGGGCTGATGTATTCATTGGTTTGTCGAGGCCGAAGCTATTATTTAATGAGGATGTCAAGCGAATGAATCCAGATCCGATTGTGTTCGCTATGGCGAATCCCGATCCAGAGATATCACCTGAAGAGGCGGGCTCGTCTGTGCGAGTCTATGCGACGGGACGCTCCGATTACTCGAATCAACTAAATAACGTGCTTGTTTTTCCAGGCATTTTTCGTGGGGCGTTGGATGCTCGAGCAAGTACAATCAGTGAATCGATGAAGCTAGCCGCCGCTAAAGCAATTGCCTCTATTGTGACGGATGATGAGTTAAATGAAGAATACATCATCCCTAGCGTGTTTAATGACAAGGTGGTGCCTGCTGTTCGTAAAGCGGTTATTCAGGAGGCTATTAACAGTGGGATAGCTCGTAAAATTCCCAGTGATTTTCGCAACTTGGATTAG